One genomic segment of Primulina tabacum isolate GXHZ01 chromosome 9, ASM2559414v2, whole genome shotgun sequence includes these proteins:
- the LOC142504331 gene encoding uncharacterized protein LOC142504331, with translation MSMMRNSMNVDISYYKAWKGKEIADNMLKGDPTQSFTKLTCYLHMVEQMNRGSITDIFVDEENRFKYMFLAFGACGKYNGVLLVASAQDGNYHQYSLAWGIVDVECTSLWSWFLTKLLEVVPDEDALVIILDMHQGIINAVSTGIEFDIAYNEFRNRYPEAAQYLDERDSLDRWTQAYCPKTRYNIMTANGVESINARLLEERKLAIIALLDSLQKLASSWFVRYRHALIASNSNMTPTIEGILRSRVHRCPGNTSF, from the exons ATGTCGATGATGCGCAATAGTATGAATGTTGATATATCATACTACAAGGCTTGGAAAGGGAAAGAAATAGCAGACAATATGTTGAAAGGTGATCCTACGCAGAGTTTTACTAAATTGACTTGTTATTTGCACATGGTTGAGCAGATGAATCGAGGAAGCATAACAGACATATTTGTCGACGAGGAAAATCGATTCAAGTATATGTTTCTTGCTTTTGGTGCATGC GGCAAGTATAATGGTGTTTTACTGGTGGCATCGGCACAAGATGGAAATTATCACCAATATTCTTTGGCGTGGGGAATCGTAGATGTCGAGTGTACTTCTTTGTGGAGTTGGTTTTTAACGAAGTTGTTAGAAGTAGTACCGGACGAGGATGCATTGGTGATAATTTTAGACATGCATCAAGGAATCATTAATGCGGTTTCTACT GGTATCGAGTTTGATATTGCATACAATGAATTTAGGAATAGATATCCTGAGGCAGCGCAATATTTGGACGAGAGAGACTCACTTGATAGATGGACTCAAGCATATTGTCCAAAGACCCGTTACAATATTATGACGGCAAACGGGGTTGAGTCGATCAATGCTAGACTACTTGAAGAAAGGAAGCTGGCAATCATTGCACTCTTAGATTCTTTGCAGAAACTGGCCTCATCTTGGTTTGTCCGATATCGTCACGCATTAATTGCAAGTAACAGTAATATGACCCCTACGATCGAGGGAATTCTTCGTAGCAGGGTTCACAGATGCCCAGGGAATACAAGTTTTTGA